AAACGCCTGAGCCTTCGTTCGGTAAGGGGCGAAATTCTCATTGTTACCCCCTGTCCGCCGCTTTGAAGGAGATGCGCGGGTCAACCAGAGTGTATGTAATATCACTGATTATGCCCAGCACAAGCCCCATGAGCGTGAAGATGTAAAGCGTTGAAAACATCACAGGATAATCCCTGCTCATGGCGGCCTCAAAGCCCATGAGCCCCAGTCCGTCCAGAGAGAATATAACCTCTATGAGAAGGGAGCCTGTGAAAAACATTGATATGAATGCGGCTGGAAAGCCGGAGATGACAATAAGCATGGAGTTGCGGAAAACATGGCCGTAGAGTATGCGCTTTTCCGTTAACCCCTTTGCTCTGGCGGTGGTTACGTACTGTCTGTTTATTTCATCCAGAAACGAGTTTTTGGTCAGCATGGTCAGCGAGGCAAAACCGCCTATCAGCATGGAAACAACGGGAAGGCACATATGCCAGAGATAATCCAGAACCTTCTCCCACAGGCTCATACCGGCGAACCCGTCGGACACAAGTCCCCTCAGCGGGAACCACGCAAAATAGTTCCCCCCTGCGAAGAAGATTATGAGGAGAACGGCAAACAGAAACACGGGGATCGCACTCCCCATTATCACAGCAAATGAGCTCCACACATCAAACCTGCTGCCGTGGCGGACAGCCTTTTTTATGCCCAGAGGAATGCTGATCAAATAGACAAGGATTGTCGTCCACACACCCAGCGAAACTGAAACGGGAAGCTTTTCCTTTATCAGTTCAATCACGCTTTTATCACGGAAAAAGCTCTCGCCGAACTCGAACATCACAAAGTCTTTCAGCATTTTGAGGTAGCGCTCATGCACCGGCCTGTCGAAACCGTAGAGCTTTTTCAGCTCCTCAATGAGCTCAGGGGATATGCCGCCGCCGCGGAACATTTCAGCAGCGGATGAATCCTCCCTGAGAGCGCTGCCGCCGGATGAATCATCATCCTGCCGGAGGGCACGCTGCTCCGCTGTGACCTCTTCCCCGGTCATGCGGGCTATCATGGTTTCCATAGGCCCGCCGGGAGCCATCTGCACAAGAAAAAAGTTTATGGTGACGATCCCCAGCAGAGTGGGGATCACGAGAACCAGCCTCTTCAGAATATACGAAAGCATCACTTACCTTTTAATCAGACTGTCGATCTTTTTCTCTTTTTCAGGCTCTATCCACCATGAGCCGAAGCCGAAACTGTATTCGGGCATCTTTTCCGGTTTGCCGAACTTGTCCCAGTATGCGATCCGGTATCTGTCGGAATAGCCGGAGGGGATAAAATACCATCCGTTCAGAAGCACCCTGTCCAGCGCTTTGGAATATGTCACAAGGCTTTTTCTGTCCTTTGCGTTTATTATCATATCCACCAGTCTGTCCACAGCGGGGTCTTTTATGCGGGCGTAGTTTCTGCTGCCCGCCTCGTCCGCCGCCTCGGAGTGCCACATGTTGCGCTGTTCGTTCCCCGGTGATTCGGATTGCTTTACTGCGGTATAAATCATCATGTAGTCCTTTGCGCGCACCTTATCCACAAACTGGGTGGAATCCATGTACCTGATGTAAAAGTCTATGCCTATGCGTTCAAGGGCTTTTTTGAAGGTCATCAGTTCCTTTTCGATGGTTTTGGAGGATGTGGTTATCTCCAGATAAAGGGGCTTGCCGTCCTTCCCGGTCATTTTTCCGTTCACTGTGCGGTAGCCCGCCTGTTCGAAAAGCTGCACAGCGGTTTTCAGGTTTTCCCTGTTGTTCCCGCTGCCGTCCGTGGAGGGAAACCTGAACTGCGCCCTGAGCAGTTCATCCCCCGCATCAGGCTTAACCTGTTTTATCACGGCCGCAACATCCGCCGCGGGCACTGCGCCGCAGGCAAGTTCAGAGTTTGAGAAGAAGCTGTCGTGCCTTTTATCCTGATCGAAGTAGATGTTTTTGTTTATCCAGTCATAATCATAGGCATAGTTGAGCGCCTTGCGCACAAGTATATTATCCAGAGGCTTAAGTGCCGTGTTGAACACTATGCCTTTCATCCCCTGCGGGTTTTTGTGAGGTATCTCTTCCTTTCTGATCAGCCCCATGTCGAAATATTTTCCGGTGTAGCCCCTGTACCATCTGCGGCCGGAGCTTTCCGCAGTGAAATCGAAGTGCCCTGCCTTGAAGGCCTCAAAGGCTACTGTCTGATCCCTGAAATATTCAAAGACAATTGTATCGAAGTTATTCTGACCAACGTTAACCGGAAGCTTCTCACCCCAGTAGTCTTTGACCCGCCCGAAGGTTACTCTTTTTCCCGCTTCAAAGGAGGTGATTCTGTAAGCTCCGCTCACAGGCGGGATCTCAAGGGATGATTTGGAGAGATCCCTCGTCTGCCAGAAATGTTTGGGGATTATGGAAAGCTGACCGGCTATGAGCGGAAGCTCGCGGCTGGTCTCCCCTTTTGCGAAGTGAAACTTAACCCTGTGCTTTCCCAGTGCCTCAGCCTTTGTTATCAGGTTATAGTAATTACGGTAAAACGGGCTGACCTCCGTGATTTTCTCAAAGCTGAAAACAACATCATCCGCAGTGAGCGGTGTTCCGTCGCTCCATTTCGCTTCGGGGCGGAGGTTGAATATCACCCATGAATAATCGTCCGGATACTCCATGGTTTCGGCTATGAGGCCGTAATAACTCAGTGACTCATCAGCGGAGGAGGTCATCAGGCTGTCATGGAGATAACCTGTGGCCTTTATGGAAATACCCTTCGGCGCAAACGGGTTAAAGCTGTCATAAGTGCCGTACATGGCTCTGCGCAGCGTACCCCCTTTCGGAGCTTTGGGGTTTACAAATTCAAAATGCCTGAAATCTGCGCCGTATTTCAGTCCGTCAGTGAGCGAGAAACCGTGGGTTTTTGTGACACCTGCCTCCGCCTGAGAAAAAAACAGGCAGAGGGCAAGCATCAGAAGCAGAAGTCTATTCAACTTTTGCCTCCGGGTTGTACGAAGCAACGAAAATACGCATATCCTTCATATATTCCGCCGCAAACGCATTCACGATTTCAAGGCTCAGTCCGCTGACTGTCTCCTTGCGCTCCGCAACGGAGAGAACGGGCTCATCCCTGATAAAGTCAAAAATAAGGCTGTTAACCCAGAAGCGGTTATCCTCACCTGCTGCGTCATACTGAACATTCTGCTGGTTTTTCGCAGTTTCCAGTTCCTTTAAGGTTACGCCGTTTTCCGCTATGTCATTTATGATTCCGGCTGCTTCTCTGACTATCTCGTCCCTTCTGGCCGGGTCGCAGGTGAATGACACTCTGCCGGAGAAGACTGTTTCAGGATAGTCAGAGTAGCTTACAGCCGAGCTTATGGAGTAAACTCCGCCCATGTTCTCGCGGATGTTCTCACGCATTCTCTGATCCATCACCCGCCTTAAGAGTGACGAGATGTACCTGCCGTTTGCGGTGTACTCCACGTCCTTATCGAAGCGGATCATCACCGTGGATCTGTTTTCCACATCGCCGAACCCTTCCGCCGTGCCGGACTTATCTCTGAGCCTTACGCCCCTGTCAACCGCAGCGGCATTAACGTTCACCGCAGGCAGACCGCCCAGATATTTGCGCCCCAGTTCCGCTGTTTTGTCTCTGTCAGCATCGCCTGAGATTACAAATATGAAGTTGTTTATATCGCCGAAGTAAGCTTTATAGATCTTCATCAGCTTCTCAGGGGTGATATTGGGCAGATCCGCAGCCAGCAAATGTCCGCGTCTGTATTTGTCATTAAGCATCTTTTCCGCAACATCACGGAAAAATACGGTCTTTTTGTCCTTCTCGGCGCTTTCCAGTGAGTTGGCAGTTGATTTCATCAGCGCGTCAAATGCGTTACTGTCTATGTCCGGAGCGGTTAAATATTTGTAGATAAGCTGAAACATGGTTTCCATGTCCTCGCTGTCCCCGCCTCCGCCGAAGTCAAATGTACTGCCTGTAACTGACGGGGCGGCGTTCACCCTTTTACCTGCAAGGAATGTCTGGAGTTCTCTCCTGCTGATACCCTGAAAGCCGCTGGAGACAAGCGCTCTCTGCATGAAATCAGCGTAGAGTATCTCCTCATCCCCCATTACGGAAAAACCGCCGGGCTTCTTCGCTGTAAGCATGAAGCGGTTTTTGTCCACAGGGTTACTTTTTATGAAGAGACGCACACCGTTGCCGTAGGTGATAAGCTCGCCGTCAACATTTGCGAAGATTTCCCTTGATTTTATCACTCCGCCTTGCGGCTCTTTATCAATTATTTTATCCAGAATCCCGCGGGAGGCTTCCGCCTTGATTTCACTTTTTTCCGCTCCAGACTGGATTTTCAGGAATTTTTCCTCTGTGACGGATATTTTATCCGCGTCGCGCTCAGGCATGGTCAGAATAACCATACGGCTGTTACTCAGCAGAAGCCTGTTGAACGCTTCGTTATAGTCTTTTATATCAGTCTCGCCGAAGATCCTGTCCAGAAGCGCCTTATCCTGTGTAAACTCTGTAAGGTGTCCGCCGAACGTGTCATAGTCGGCTATCATATCAGCATATTTTGAGGACGGATATTTGTAGTCGGGGCTGGCTGCACGCTCAATGTTTGTCTTCTGGGATGTTATGAAATCCCTGAGTTCATCCGCATTGAAGCCGTAGCGTCTTACACGCTCAATTTCAGTGAGCATCTCACTTATGTCCGAATCGATTGTTTCGGGCCGTGTGGTAACGGAAAACCTTGTGAGAGCAAGGCTGTCCGTCATGCCGGATTTTCCGGCACGGAAAGAGAGGAGCTCACTTTTCTTCTCAAGTATCTTCGCCGAAACACGCTTGTTCAGCATGCTCATTGCACCGCTTTCAAGCACGTTCTGCTTAAGGTGTTCGTAGGTTTCCACTCTCCCTTCTCTGCTGAAAAGGTTGTAGGAGAGCGAAACAGAAGTCGCTTCGGGGTCGGTTATAGTCCGTACCCTCAGCCCTTCCCTGAACGGGACCGATGTATCCGCCTTTTCAGGCGTTTTCTTCGCTTTAAGCGATGTAAAGTTCTGTTTGATGAGCTTTTCAGTCTTTTCGGGGTTAATGTTCCCCACAACTATGACGGACATATTCTCAGGAGTGTACCATTTATCGTAATAGCCTTTGAGGAGTGCCTTATCAGCTGATTCCACAACCTCCATGAGCCCGATGGGGTCTCTCAGAGGATAAAGCGAGCCTTCCAGAAGATATTCCCTTGCCATATTGCGTATGCGGCTGCGCACATCATTGCGCATGCGCCACTCTTCCGTTATGACACCCTTTTCGCTCTCAATCTCTTTTTCATCAAAAGTTATGCCATCTGCCCAGTCACGCATTATTTTAAATGAGTCTGTAATAAGCTCATCTTTTTCCGCGGGAACGCTGAGCTGGTAGTTTGTGACCTCTGATGATGTGTAGGCGTTGGTGTGCTGCCCGAAGGTCAGCCCCACTTTTTCCATAAACTTGATCAGGTCGTTCCCTTCGAAGTTCCTTGTGCCGTTGAACGCCATATGCTCCACAAAGTGAGCCACACCGCGTTCGGCCTCAGTTTCGTTCAGGGAGCCGGTTCTGACATTGAGGCGCATCTCCACCTTGTCCAGAGGGAGATCATTCTGCCTGATGTAATATTGAAGGCCGTTTTCGAGTTTGCCGTAAATAATTTTATCGCTGAAAGGAAGTTTCTCCTGAACTCCCGCCTCGGAGGCAGGGCTCAGCAGACAGACACCCGCCGCTGCAATTACAAATGCGCACAGAAGCCTGCGGACATCCTTAACTGTTTTTATCATCATTTTCCTCCATATATTCAAGAAGTTTCATGGCACGTTTGCCGTATTCGCTGTTTTTTCCTGTCATTCTGAGAAAACGGCGCGCATTTGCCTTATCACCGGCCTTATAATAGGAAAGCCCGGCCATATAAGAGCCGTACGACCTGTTCCCCTCTTTTTCCGAGGCCATGGCAAAAGTTTCTGCCGCCCTGCCGTAATCCTTTTTCATAAAATAGGTGACAGCCTTTGAGCTGAGTGCCTTGTCAGAGCATCCGGAGGCTACGGCTTTATCAAATATTTTTATGGAGTTTTCAAACTGTCCGGCTTTTCTCGACACATTTCCCGCGAAAACCATATCACGGCATTCCAGACGCACCTCATTCATGGCTGCGCCGAAAAACTCAGCCGCTTCATCATAGACCTTTGCGCGCGCCAGAAGTTTCGCCGCTGTCACCTTATCCGCCCCGCCTATGTTGCCTGTGCGGGCGTATGTTCTCATGGCGGAAACACCCTCTTTTGTTTTTCCGTCCTCAAGGGCGAAGGCGGCGTAATATTTCCACCATTCGGGGTTCTGGGTCGCATCTATCCTGCCTTTCAGCATGGAATAGAAGGCATCCTTCCTCCCTGCGCGGAAAGTCGCGGCGAGAACAGCCTTCGCATCGGAATCATCCATCCCTTTAAATTCAGCCGGAGTGATCACTGATGCGGCTTTGCCCCACTGCTGGTCAGCGAAATAGACGGAAAGAAGAATCTTCTTCTGCTGCATATTCAGGCTTGTAAGTGCGGCAAGTCTGTTCAGAAGCTGCTCCGCCTTTTTGTATTCCTTATTCTCATAAGCAAGAAGAGCTGCGTTTTCCCACATCTGCGTGTTGTCCCCGAAGAAAACCGCGCTGTCCTCAAACTCCCTCATGGCGCATTTTTTATCCTGCTTTTTAAGGCATATGTTGCCCATCAGCATGCTGTGCAGACCGTGAGGCGCATCGGGGAACTGTTTTCTGTATTCCCGTACAGCTTCCTCGGCCCTGCCGTTTTCGCCTTTTTCATAAAAGCCGTGAGCCTTGTTATAGGCAGTACGGGCTTCCGCAGTGAGTCCTTTTTCGGCATCCGAAGCATAAACGCTCACGGACACCGCTGATAAGAGAATTATTAACAGCTTTTTCATCAGTATTTTTCCAGTGTAAAGTTTACAACAACTATCATGCGCACATTAACCGTTTCGCCCCCTTTGATGGCGGGGGTGAACTTCCATTTCCGCACAGCGGCAAGCGCCGAGCTCTCAAAAACATTAGGCGGTTCTGCCTTAACCGTCTGCGGGTTAACCACGTTTCCGTTTCTGTCCAGAGTGAAGCTGACAGTTACGCTCCCTTCTATCCTGTTGTTTACGGCGTATCTGGGGTAATCGGGTCTGACGTTGACAGTCTGTCTCGGTCTGTTGTCCAGTTCGTTCAGGTTGTAAACAGCATCGGAAGGGGCGGAAACAGGCTGCGAGGGAGCGCTTATACTAGGGAGCGCCGTGGGCTGAACCTTCACCTCTGAAACCTGAATACTTATCCCCGTGTCTCCGGCATCAACATCAGCCTCTATGGGCATTTCCTGCATCAGCGGCTGCTGGGTGGGCACACGCTCGGTCTCCGGTTCCTTCGGCAGTTCGTGCTTTTCCTGCTGTATTTTTTCCGCAGCCCTCTCATTCATCATCACACGGAAGGCATCGCCCCGGTCTGATGTGTCGAAATTGTGCTCGCGGTTCATCGTAATGAACAGGGAAAATACCAGCAGCGTCATCACAAAGGCCAGCAGCCATTTGAGCATATTTATGCCGAAGTAGGAGAGCCTGCTCACTGTCCGCCCTTCGCCGCCAGACTCACATGGTTTACACCTGCGAGGCGGCATTGATCCATTATTTCAACAACTGTTTCAACCCGTGCGTTTTTATCGGCTATAACAACAGCCGCCGCCTTCGGGTTGTCGGAAAGCATTACGGACACCCTGCCCCTTACGCTTCTTATATCCACTTCCTGATTATCCATGAAGATACGCCCGTCACCCGTCACAGCTATGAGCACGGAGGAATCCTCCTTCTTCTGCGCTGTGGCGGCCACGGGTTTTTCCACCTCTATCCCCGTCTCCTTCACAAAGCTTGTCGTGACTATGAAGAAGATCAGAAGAAGGAATATGAGGTCGATCATCGGTGTCATATCTATTGAGGATGAATTCCCTGAGGAACGTCTCGCTATACGCTGCATGACTGCCCTCCGATATAGGTTATTTTTTCTGCATTGATTTTGTTTATCAGCCTGATTTTAAGCCTCTGGAGAAACGGAAGCGCCACAAGCCCCGGTATAGCCGCCACAAGCCCCCACATAGTGGTGGACAGCGCGCTTGAAATGCCGTGGGCTATCATGGCGGGCTCGCCTGTTCCGCTTTCCGCCATTACACTGAAAGCTATGAGCATGCCCCATACTGTACCCAGAAGCCCCAGCATGGGGGCCGCTGCTGTGCCTGTCTTTATCCCTGAAAGCCTGTGTTCAAGCATTCTGATGTATTTGCCGATATACGGCGCAAGCTGTTTTTCGTTCTCATAAACTATGTGCAGAGCGTTCAGTTCCGCGCGCACCTTCCCGGTGATGCGGGAAACGCTGCTCCCCTTTTCGGGCAGCAGCAGCCAGCCGTATAGAAACAGCCTGTCTATTATGCAGAACCATATGTATATGTTCAGGAAGAAGATTATGGTCTGAACAGTATTATCTGTGACTACCCTGAAGATTTCGCCTATCATTTTTCGGTTCCCGCTGAGTTGAACACCTTCATGCCCGCCTCCTGAAGCCTGTCCAGAAGAGTTTCGGCGCGTCTGGCGAAGAATGTGTGCACAAGCATCACAGGTATTGCCACTATGAGGCCGAACATAGTCGTTATAAGCGCTTCGGAGATACCGCCCGCCATCAGCCGGGGATCGCCCGAACCGTACAGCGTGATCACATGGAAGGTGCTTATCATCCCTGTCACAGTGCCCAGAAGACCAAGCATAGGCGCAACAGCTGCGCAGGTTGAAAGGTGAGAAAGGTTTCTCTCTATAACCGGCACTTCCTTAAGAAGAGCCTCATTCAGTATGTTTTCTCTGGCCTGCAATGTGCATGTGCGGAAAGGGATTATCGCCATGCAGACTCTGCCCAGAGGGGATGATTTTATGCTTTCGGCGCTCTTAAGCGCCTCGTCCGTTTTTCCGGCCTCAAGGTTTGCGGCTATTTCATCCACTGTGTCCAGAGCGCCGAGCCCTTTGAAGTAAAGGCTGTACGCCCTTTCGAATGCCAGCAGCAGAGCAAAGACCGCCACAAGGATAATCGGAATTATCAGAAGTCCGCCCTTTTTAAGCTGGGAAAGGAGTGTTATTTTGTTCTCCCACTGTTTGAACACTGCACCGCCGGAGAAATCCAGAGACATATCGTCTGTTTCCCCTTTGAAATATTTATCTATGAGACTGCGCTCTTTTGAAGGAACGCCCGCAACCTTCTGGAGCCCCCCCTCAAGATTTCTGGCTAGGTATCCGTATTCGTTTCCGTCTTTATACACATCCGCAAATGTGCCGAGGGAAAGCACCTGAACGTTTTTCAGGGTTCCGTCGGTATCAGTTACAGACATATCGCGCAGGCTGACCTTTGAAGCATAGCCTATGAAATCCACATAGCTGTCCGCAAGGAAGTTCAGCTTGAAAAGGGGCTCTTCACCTTTTTTAAAGAAGTCTCCGTCCCCCGGAACAGCGTAAGAAGGATATTCCTGAGACATCACGAAAAAGTCCTGCATAGCCGCCTCCACAGCGGCCTCAATCTGTGTGAAGCTGCTGTTTTCACGCCCAAGGGCTTCCCTGTTGACGTTGATTGCCTTTATGTAGCCTTCGCTCTCCCTGCGGAGGGCATCCGCTTCCCTGTCAAGGGCTGCGAGCTGTCTTTCCAGTGCCTCAACCTCGCTCTTCATTTTCGCGCGGTCGTTTCTGAGCGTCTGGAGTTCTTTTTCTATGGTTCTGGAAACTGTTTCAGATTCCTGAACCAGATCCCTGTATATAACTCTTAAATCTTTGGCAAATACTGCGGCGGGAATAATCAGAAGAACCGCCATTACGGCTGCGAGTTTTTTCATTTTACTTCTATCCTCCCTACGGGCAGAGTCACAAGAGCTGGCATCCTTTTTCTGTTAACCAGTTCACCCGCTATGATAACTTCTCCTGAATATTTTGAATCAAGCCTTTCAAACTGCCCTGAGGAAGGGTTGAAAAATGCCGCCGTTGTTCCGTCCGGCGTTGTGAAAAAGGCCGCAAGCCCGCCTGAGCGAAGTACATAACCGTTGAGGGTTTCACCGCTCACATTCACGCTCATGGTGCGTATTTCTGCGTATCTGGACATGTCAGCCTCCACCTTGTACGCCTCCATGACTCTGCGCACTTTTTCAGCGGGGAGGACATCCGGCGCGGCGATGAAAGCGATGAGGCCTTCTATGCGGTCGCGCCTTTCCTGAACCGCAGCCTCGTCACCCGCCGCGGCTTCCGCTCCGAGCTTTTCAAGCAGGTAGGAAAGCGAAGTTTCCAGACCTGTTTTCAGCTTCTGCCCTTCGGCTATTCTCGTTCTGCTTCTTTCTGCTTCCGTTTTGAGCTCCGCTGCTGAGGATTTCAGGCTTTTCAGATAAGCCTCCTTCTCGGCAACGGCTCTTTTGAGGTGTATGTACTGCTGTTCGAGATTAATTTTCTCTTCCTGCCATTTTTCATTCTCAGAGTAGAAGCCGCTCTTTTTGTCGTGGATATTCTTCTGCAAATCCAGAATCTTATCCGCATCAGCAGCGTAAGCGCTCCCCGCAATCATTACGCATAAGGCAATAAGGGCTTTGTTCATATTTTATTCCTCCCGAATCCGTCCAGAAGCAGCAATGCGGCAACAGCGTAGATTCCGCCCGCAAGAACAAGTGCAGTGTCAAAAGGCAACGCCCTGTTCCTTGTTCCGCCGAAAATCCTGAACGCTGCGTAAAGCGCTGCCAGAACTGCGGAAAATATAAATGCGGCGTGCGGTCTGTCACTGAAATCCATGTTCAGATAGCTGCCGTACTTGTCCGGATGCTTTGTATTTATCTGAAAAGGGAACACAGTGTCATAAACTACTCTGAATGCTCCCCTTATTCTTCCTTCATATGGGTAGAAAAACTTCTTTTCAAACCCATAGTTTTTATCAGCCACATAGACATGCTCGCCGTTTTCATCAGTAATTTTCACTGTCATGTTCAGCGGATCCTTCACATATCTGAACATCTGCTCAAGAGGTCTGTAGTTCTCCACGGGAAGTTTTTTTAATCCGTACTCTTCCTTCATCATGTGGTAGACGCCGCCGTCTGAGGTTATGAGGAAACCGTAATAAGGCAGATAGTGGTTTTCCGCGACTTTGATATAGAGAATCTCACCGTCCGGTTTTATATCTGTCCGTTTTATCAAAGGCTGTCCTTTAACCTGCATAAGATGGAAAACATCCCCTGCGCCGTCCTGAACAAAGTAGCCGAAGTCATATGACTTTCTCGTTGTGGGGTTTCCGGCAACCATTCTCGGCGGGAAAACAAAGCCCGCATCCCTGAGAGCGTTTGTAAAGAGTGTGCTCTTCTCCTCATCAACAGCGTTTCTGACACCGTTTATAAACTCCATACGGGACGTTATGCGGAAGAGCTCAGAGGGCATCTCTATCTTTGTGAAGTCGCTCTCGGCCTCAAAAAGCGGGTAAAGCTTGATTCGCACCTTGTCCCCGTCTATCCAGTAGGAGTGAATATTCACAAAGTCCCTGTCATTGGATGCCTGCTCCGCCGTAATATGCTCGCCGCCCACTGTTTCGGGGTACATACCCCATTTCTGGAGATCCCTGAACTGTATGAAAGGGATAAGCTTTGTGTATTCACGCGCGCTGTATTCATTGCCTGCGCCGTCATAATATTTTCTTGAGCCTGACCTGTCCTCAAGGCTGTAGACTATGTCCTCAATCACCTTGCTGTAGAAGATTGCAGGCCTTTCAGCCCTTTTTCCGAACGTTACAGTGTAGATAAAAGGGATAAGGCTGCTGAACGAAATCACCGCGGCTATGAGGAGGAGGTATCTTGATAAAAGCTTCATCTTACGCCCCCTTCCTGAATCTGAGTGCCGGGTAAAAAAGCACCGGAACGAACATCACGGCTAATATGAAAGACAAGAGGAGAATCCCTCTGTCGGAGTTGTAGACCGAAACAGCGAAGAAACCGCTGAACGCTCCCAGCATTATGCCCAGCTTGATTTTCTGTTTCCAGACCGGTTCAAGGGTGAATGCGGAGACAAAGATGTATATCACCACCGCTTTCAGATACCAGTAGAGCATGATCACGGGAGCTTCCGAGTATATTTCATATGGGAAATAAACTTTTGAAACAAAATAAACCACAGCCGCATCAAACAGCCACACGGCACTGATGACCATGATTCCGAAGAAGAGCATCCCCGCCGTCATGGCATTTTCGTTCACCGGAAGGTGGCAGGATATGCGGAAACGCTTCTTCTCGGTTTCGGGGTAAAACTGCATTATCCCCAAGGCTATGGCGGAAACGAGGACGGGAATCTCAAACCTGCCGAAATAGAAGCTGTGCTTGTCTATTATATCCGACCATATCATGACCGGATTCATCATGGAAAATCCGCCCCTCAGCCTCAGCCAGAAATATACCGCAAGTCCGGCGTTCGCCAGAAATACGGCAAAAATAACTTTATTCAGTTTAATGAACTCTTTGGTCCAGATCTGCCTAATCATTGAAAATTACCTAATACTTTCCGGTAAGCGCGATGAACGCGTCTTCCAGTGTTATGTCAAAATATTCGGGATTAATATCCACTCCGGTTTTTGAAGTGAAGTAGGAGGGAGCATCCTTCGGGGGGATGTCGGATATTATCTCATAACCGGCGCTGGTGTGGGAAACATCGCGTATTTCCGCCTCAGCTTCCAGCGGGGTCAGATCCTGAGCGCATTTTACCCTGTAGCCGTAGAGTCCGTCTTTCAGCTCACTGAGCGGAGCGGAGCGGAGCACCCTTCCCTTGTCTATTATCAGCGCATCATCCACAAACCTTTCCAGATCCTGA
The genomic region above belongs to Geovibrio ferrireducens and contains:
- a CDS encoding microcin C ABC transporter permease YejB, whose amino-acid sequence is MLSYILKRLVLVIPTLLGIVTINFFLVQMAPGGPMETMIARMTGEEVTAEQRALRQDDDSSGGSALREDSSAAEMFRGGGISPELIEELKKLYGFDRPVHERYLKMLKDFVMFEFGESFFRDKSVIELIKEKLPVSVSLGVWTTILVYLISIPLGIKKAVRHGSRFDVWSSFAVIMGSAIPVFLFAVLLIIFFAGGNYFAWFPLRGLVSDGFAGMSLWEKVLDYLWHMCLPVVSMLIGGFASLTMLTKNSFLDEINRQYVTTARAKGLTEKRILYGHVFRNSMLIVISGFPAAFISMFFTGSLLIEVIFSLDGLGLMGFEAAMSRDYPVMFSTLYIFTLMGLVLGIISDITYTLVDPRISFKAADRG
- a CDS encoding extracellular solute-binding protein translates to MNRLLLLMLALCLFFSQAEAGVTKTHGFSLTDGLKYGADFRHFEFVNPKAPKGGTLRRAMYGTYDSFNPFAPKGISIKATGYLHDSLMTSSADESLSYYGLIAETMEYPDDYSWVIFNLRPEAKWSDGTPLTADDVVFSFEKITEVSPFYRNYYNLITKAEALGKHRVKFHFAKGETSRELPLIAGQLSIIPKHFWQTRDLSKSSLEIPPVSGAYRITSFEAGKRVTFGRVKDYWGEKLPVNVGQNNFDTIVFEYFRDQTVAFEAFKAGHFDFTAESSGRRWYRGYTGKYFDMGLIRKEEIPHKNPQGMKGIVFNTALKPLDNILVRKALNYAYDYDWINKNIYFDQDKRHDSFFSNSELACGAVPAADVAAVIKQVKPDAGDELLRAQFRFPSTDGSGNNRENLKTAVQLFEQAGYRTVNGKMTGKDGKPLYLEITTSSKTIEKELMTFKKALERIGIDFYIRYMDSTQFVDKVRAKDYMMIYTAVKQSESPGNEQRNMWHSEAADEAGSRNYARIKDPAVDRLVDMIINAKDRKSLVTYSKALDRVLLNGWYFIPSGYSDRYRIAYWDKFGKPEKMPEYSFGFGSWWIEPEKEKKIDSLIKR
- a CDS encoding M16 family metallopeptidase, yielding MMIKTVKDVRRLLCAFVIAAAGVCLLSPASEAGVQEKLPFSDKIIYGKLENGLQYYIRQNDLPLDKVEMRLNVRTGSLNETEAERGVAHFVEHMAFNGTRNFEGNDLIKFMEKVGLTFGQHTNAYTSSEVTNYQLSVPAEKDELITDSFKIMRDWADGITFDEKEIESEKGVITEEWRMRNDVRSRIRNMAREYLLEGSLYPLRDPIGLMEVVESADKALLKGYYDKWYTPENMSVIVVGNINPEKTEKLIKQNFTSLKAKKTPEKADTSVPFREGLRVRTITDPEATSVSLSYNLFSREGRVETYEHLKQNVLESGAMSMLNKRVSAKILEKKSELLSFRAGKSGMTDSLALTRFSVTTRPETIDSDISEMLTEIERVRRYGFNADELRDFITSQKTNIERAASPDYKYPSSKYADMIADYDTFGGHLTEFTQDKALLDRIFGETDIKDYNEAFNRLLLSNSRMVILTMPERDADKISVTEEKFLKIQSGAEKSEIKAEASRGILDKIIDKEPQGGVIKSREIFANVDGELITYGNGVRLFIKSNPVDKNRFMLTAKKPGGFSVMGDEEILYADFMQRALVSSGFQGISRRELQTFLAGKRVNAAPSVTGSTFDFGGGGDSEDMETMFQLIYKYLTAPDIDSNAFDALMKSTANSLESAEKDKKTVFFRDVAEKMLNDKYRRGHLLAADLPNITPEKLMKIYKAYFGDINNFIFVISGDADRDKTAELGRKYLGGLPAVNVNAAAVDRGVRLRDKSGTAEGFGDVENRSTVMIRFDKDVEYTANGRYISSLLRRVMDQRMRENIRENMGGVYSISSAVSYSDYPETVFSGRVSFTCDPARRDEIVREAAGIINDIAENGVTLKELETAKNQQNVQYDAAGEDNRFWVNSLIFDFIRDEPVLSVAERKETVSGLSLEIVNAFAAEYMKDMRIFVASYNPEAKVE
- a CDS encoding tetratricopeptide repeat protein, yielding MKKLLIILLSAVSVSVYASDAEKGLTAEARTAYNKAHGFYEKGENGRAEEAVREYRKQFPDAPHGLHSMLMGNICLKKQDKKCAMREFEDSAVFFGDNTQMWENAALLAYENKEYKKAEQLLNRLAALTSLNMQQKKILLSVYFADQQWGKAASVITPAEFKGMDDSDAKAVLAATFRAGRKDAFYSMLKGRIDATQNPEWWKYYAAFALEDGKTKEGVSAMRTYARTGNIGGADKVTAAKLLARAKVYDEAAEFFGAAMNEVRLECRDMVFAGNVSRKAGQFENSIKIFDKAVASGCSDKALSSKAVTYFMKKDYGRAAETFAMASEKEGNRSYGSYMAGLSYYKAGDKANARRFLRMTGKNSEYGKRAMKLLEYMEENDDKNS
- a CDS encoding energy transducer TonB; translation: MSRLSYFGINMLKWLLAFVMTLLVFSLFITMNREHNFDTSDRGDAFRVMMNERAAEKIQQEKHELPKEPETERVPTQQPLMQEMPIEADVDAGDTGISIQVSEVKVQPTALPSISAPSQPVSAPSDAVYNLNELDNRPRQTVNVRPDYPRYAVNNRIEGSVTVSFTLDRNGNVVNPQTVKAEPPNVFESSALAAVRKWKFTPAIKGGETVNVRMIVVVNFTLEKY
- a CDS encoding ExbD/TolR family protein, producing MQRIARRSSGNSSSIDMTPMIDLIFLLLIFFIVTTSFVKETGIEVEKPVAATAQKKEDSSVLIAVTGDGRIFMDNQEVDIRSVRGRVSVMLSDNPKAAAVVIADKNARVETVVEIMDQCRLAGVNHVSLAAKGGQ
- a CDS encoding MotA/TolQ/ExbB proton channel family protein codes for the protein MIGEIFRVVTDNTVQTIIFFLNIYIWFCIIDRLFLYGWLLLPEKGSSVSRITGKVRAELNALHIVYENEKQLAPYIGKYIRMLEHRLSGIKTGTAAAPMLGLLGTVWGMLIAFSVMAESGTGEPAMIAHGISSALSTTMWGLVAAIPGLVALPFLQRLKIRLINKINAEKITYIGGQSCSV